A genomic region of Janthinobacterium lividum contains the following coding sequences:
- a CDS encoding 2OG-Fe(II) oxygenase produces the protein MRALDWQQIEDELNQYGCVVVPALLAADACAALAAQYEESARFRNRVVMQRHGFGQGEYQYWAYPLPQPVAELRAALYPPLAAIANRWHASMGIDSRFPVAHGDFLARCHAAGQTRPTPLLLRYREGDYNCLHQDLYGEHVFPLQLAVLLSRPHEDFTGGEFVLTEQRPRMQSRAEVVPLAQGDAVLFPVAQRPVNGTRGSYRVNMRHGVSRLRSGLRHTLGIIFHDAS, from the coding sequence GTGAGGGCGCTGGACTGGCAGCAGATCGAGGATGAGCTGAATCAATACGGCTGTGTCGTCGTGCCGGCCCTGCTGGCCGCGGATGCCTGCGCGGCGCTGGCTGCCCAGTACGAAGAATCAGCGCGTTTTCGCAACAGGGTGGTGATGCAGCGCCATGGTTTTGGCCAGGGCGAGTACCAGTATTGGGCCTATCCGCTGCCGCAGCCGGTCGCCGAACTGCGTGCTGCCTTGTATCCGCCGCTGGCGGCCATTGCCAACCGCTGGCACGCCAGCATGGGCATCGACAGCCGCTTTCCTGTGGCGCACGGGGATTTCCTGGCGCGCTGTCATGCGGCGGGGCAAACCCGGCCCACACCCTTGCTCTTGCGCTACCGCGAGGGCGATTACAACTGCCTGCACCAGGACTTGTATGGCGAGCACGTGTTTCCGCTGCAACTGGCCGTGCTGCTGTCGCGCCCGCACGAGGATTTCACTGGTGGCGAGTTCGTGCTGACGGAGCAGCGTCCGCGCATGCAGTCGCGTGCCGAAGTGGTGCCGCTGGCGCAGGGCGACGCCGTGCTCTTTCCTGTCGCGCAACGGCCCGTCAACGGCACGCGCGGCAGTTACCGCGTCAACATGCGCCATGGCGTGTCGCGCCTGCGTTCGGGCTTGCGCCACACCTTGGG
- the ada gene encoding bifunctional DNA-binding transcriptional regulator/O6-methylguanine-DNA methyltransferase Ada produces the protein MEHAYLTDDERWDALQRRAPDADGVFYYSVRTTGVYCRPSCAARPALRRNVAFHASCEQAEAAGFRPCLRCKPNLPPLAQRQAAIVADICRLIDASDELPDLDSLAQAAGMSRFHFHRVFKAHTGITPKAYAAARRGERLKAGLQGAGNVTETLYAAGFNSSGRLYAATPGLLGMTPGAFRDGGSGAVIRFAIGACSLGAILVASTDKGICAILIDDDPEVLLRDLQDRFPRAELRGAEPEYEQTVAQVVGLVEAPGLGLDLPLDVRGTVFQQRVWQALREIPAGSTVSYAELARRIGAPQGARAVAGACAANALAVAIPCHRVVRNDGALSGYRWGVERKQALLEREGER, from the coding sequence ATGGAACATGCTTACCTGACTGACGATGAACGCTGGGATGCCCTGCAGCGGCGCGCGCCCGACGCCGATGGCGTCTTTTACTATTCGGTGCGCACGACGGGCGTGTATTGCCGGCCATCTTGCGCGGCGCGCCCTGCCTTGCGCCGCAACGTGGCTTTCCACGCCAGTTGCGAGCAGGCGGAGGCGGCTGGTTTTCGTCCCTGCCTGCGCTGCAAACCCAACCTGCCGCCGCTGGCCCAGCGCCAGGCGGCCATCGTGGCCGATATCTGCCGCCTGATCGACGCCAGCGACGAGCTGCCCGACCTGGACAGCCTGGCACAGGCAGCCGGCATGAGCCGCTTTCACTTTCACCGCGTCTTCAAGGCGCACACGGGCATCACGCCGAAAGCGTATGCGGCGGCGCGGCGCGGCGAGCGCCTGAAGGCCGGCTTGCAGGGCGCGGGCAATGTCACGGAAACGTTATACGCGGCCGGCTTCAATTCCAGCGGCCGCCTGTATGCCGCCACGCCAGGCTTGCTGGGCATGACGCCGGGCGCGTTCCGCGACGGCGGCAGCGGCGCCGTGATCCGTTTCGCCATCGGCGCCTGCTCGCTGGGCGCCATCCTCGTGGCCAGCACGGACAAGGGCATCTGTGCGATTTTGATCGATGACGACCCGGAAGTGCTGCTGCGCGACTTGCAGGACCGCTTTCCCCGCGCCGAGCTGCGCGGCGCCGAGCCCGAGTACGAGCAGACGGTGGCGCAAGTCGTCGGCCTGGTCGAGGCGCCGGGCCTGGGCCTGGACTTGCCGCTCGACGTGCGCGGCACGGTGTTCCAGCAGCGCGTGTGGCAAGCCTTGCGCGAGATTCCCGCCGGCAGCACGGTTAGCTATGCCGAGCTGGCGCGGCGCATCGGCGCCCCGCAAGGCGCGCGCGCCGTGGCCGGTGCCTGCGCCGCGAATGCCCTGGCCGTCGCCATTCCCTGCCACCGCGTGGTGCGCAACGATGGCGCCTTGTCCGGCTACCGCTGGGGCGTGGAGCGCAAGCAGGCGCTGCTCGAGCGCGAGGGTGAACGGTGA
- the hutC gene encoding histidine utilization repressor: MDDHNTQENTPIFQRIKDFLLAGIAAGRWKEGDVIPSEQALVKQFGVSRMTVNRAVRELTSEQVLTRRQGSGTYVAQQKYQATLLEIKSIADEVRARGHIHRSSLQLLERTKASDLLAKQFGLPPEHPLFHSLIVHFENGVPIQVEDRWVNPECAPDYMTQDFSSITPNEYLMAAAPLQGATYSIEALSAPRDIAEMLAIDTKQPCLVLRRQTRSGGKIASIATMWHPGHRYQFAGSFS; this comes from the coding sequence TTGGACGACCACAATACACAAGAAAATACGCCCATTTTCCAGCGCATCAAGGATTTTCTGCTGGCCGGCATCGCTGCCGGACGCTGGAAGGAAGGCGACGTGATTCCCTCCGAGCAAGCGCTGGTGAAGCAATTCGGCGTCTCGCGCATGACGGTCAACCGCGCCGTGCGCGAACTGACCAGCGAGCAGGTGCTGACGCGGCGCCAGGGATCCGGCACCTATGTGGCGCAGCAAAAGTACCAGGCGACCTTGTTGGAAATCAAGAGTATCGCCGATGAAGTGCGCGCGCGCGGACATATCCACCGCAGCAGCTTGCAATTGCTGGAACGCACCAAGGCGTCCGACCTGCTGGCCAAGCAATTTGGATTGCCGCCGGAACACCCGCTGTTTCATTCGCTGATCGTGCATTTTGAAAACGGCGTGCCGATCCAGGTGGAAGACCGCTGGGTCAATCCCGAGTGCGCGCCCGACTACATGACGCAGGATTTTTCCAGCATCACGCCGAACGAATACCTGATGGCCGCCGCGCCCCTGCAAGGCGCCACCTACAGCATCGAAGCGCTGTCGGCGCCGCGCGACATCGCCGAAATGCTGGCCATCGACACCAAACAGCCTTGCCTGGTGCTGCGCCGCCAGACGCGCTCGGGCGGCAAGATCGCCTCGATCGCCACCATGTGGCATCCCGGACACCGCTATCAGTTCGCCGGCAGTTTTAGCTAA
- a CDS encoding PAS domain-containing hybrid sensor histidine kinase/response regulator, producing MALSLPVQAAAPGMAPALLWPYAAASATALAGLACWQAWRLRQQLRRQPQPAHAQAEQDAMQALRGATMAGWTWRRQSDRLQFAPQYQDILGDKHAQLEHALADWLAEVHRDDRARLSLAFRQHLDGQTPGTFNCEFRLRHSDGHWRWLLARGAVLSRASDGSATQASGIVCDISERKQDEQSRMRSMLEAAPEAMLVADVEGKVHYANQIGARCFGYPLAELTGMSLEQLVPESTPSQSVGDPQGRHSLPGRVMMARRRDGTHFPAKVSLSPLRMAGQVFSIVSLRDMTQRQRAEEALHASSERYRLIVQTAAEGIWMTDANGKTTFVNPKMAHMLGYTVQEMLGRPLLDFMDRDSQLLMQRRLASHGSFASQPDQVDFRFFRKDQSSLWGLLSSTSIQSDNGEPGGTLAMITDITERRQASIALSNSSQRMASVFGAVTNGLVVQDSHGHILESNAAAERMLAASPAGNSLWQAIREDGSAFDQRSHPVHITLSTGEAMRDVLMGVQQPDGSLSWLSVNTEAIRDEYGKVGMVVASLTDITYHKRSESALRELNEHLEERVAQRTEQLDQAKQVAEEASLAKGQFLANMSHEIRTPMNGVIGMAYLALKTDLEPRQRDYLEKIRFAGEHLLGIIDDILDISKIEAGKLEIERVNFSFDHVVQTLMTVVAPRAAGKNLELLFEIDPQLPAVLVGDPLRLGQVLINYANNAIKFSEQGSITVKVRRVVADAKHCLVRFEVCDHGIGLSQDEMSKLFQSFQQADTSTTREYGGTGLGLAICKQLAQLMGGDVGVDSRPGAGSTFWFTANLGISDQAAPAMLDSMVQTAAAMRASADAALVMRTLKHARILLVEDNTFNQQVALELLEEAGASVCLANNGEEALDLLRQTQFDCVLMDVQMPLMDGLQATRHIRADPQLAHLRVLAMTATATSEDRVRCLEAGMDDFISKPIQPAMMYQTIASWLPAHETPPPPARSRAAPAFKTTLAGDPQVIDLSILAKLLGYNPEKVRKFAFKFLQTTQDGFGDIDAALARGDVQQVRELGHRIKSSARTVGALGLAELCHNLETLAPGEPADEAERARRIVTRLWPLLEQITEQIMNNTSFANDD from the coding sequence ATGGCGCTTTCGCTGCCGGTGCAGGCGGCGGCGCCCGGCATGGCGCCGGCATTGCTGTGGCCGTATGCTGCCGCCAGTGCCACCGCCCTGGCGGGACTGGCTTGCTGGCAAGCCTGGCGCTTGCGCCAGCAGTTGCGCCGCCAGCCCCAGCCCGCGCATGCCCAGGCTGAGCAGGATGCCATGCAAGCCTTGCGCGGCGCCACCATGGCCGGCTGGACTTGGCGGCGCCAGTCCGACCGGCTGCAGTTCGCGCCCCAATACCAGGACATCCTGGGCGACAAGCATGCCCAGCTCGAGCATGCACTGGCCGACTGGCTGGCCGAAGTCCACCGCGATGACCGCGCGCGCCTGAGCCTGGCCTTTCGCCAGCATCTGGACGGCCAGACGCCCGGCACCTTCAATTGCGAATTCCGTTTGCGTCACAGCGACGGCCACTGGCGCTGGCTGCTGGCGCGCGGCGCCGTCCTGTCGCGCGCCTCGGATGGGTCCGCCACGCAGGCCAGCGGCATCGTCTGCGATATCAGCGAGCGCAAGCAGGACGAGCAATCGCGCATGCGCTCGATGCTGGAAGCGGCGCCCGAAGCCATGCTGGTGGCCGACGTCGAGGGCAAGGTGCATTATGCCAACCAGATCGGCGCGCGCTGCTTCGGCTATCCGCTGGCCGAATTGACAGGCATGTCGCTGGAGCAATTGGTACCGGAAAGCACGCCCAGCCAATCCGTGGGCGACCCGCAAGGTCGGCACAGCCTGCCGGGCCGGGTGATGATGGCGCGGCGCCGCGACGGCACGCACTTCCCCGCCAAGGTCAGCCTGTCGCCGCTGCGCATGGCCGGGCAAGTGTTTTCCATCGTCTCGCTGCGCGACATGACGCAGCGGCAACGCGCCGAGGAAGCGCTGCACGCCAGCTCGGAACGCTACCGCCTGATCGTGCAGACGGCCGCCGAAGGCATCTGGATGACGGATGCGAACGGCAAGACCACGTTCGTGAACCCGAAGATGGCGCACATGCTGGGCTACACGGTGCAGGAAATGCTGGGCCGTCCCCTGCTCGACTTCATGGACCGCGACAGCCAGTTGCTGATGCAGCGTCGCCTGGCCAGCCACGGCAGCTTCGCCAGCCAGCCGGACCAGGTCGATTTCCGCTTCTTCCGCAAGGATCAGTCCAGCCTGTGGGGCTTGCTGTCGAGTACCAGCATCCAGTCGGACAATGGCGAACCGGGCGGCACCCTGGCGATGATTACCGACATCACGGAACGGCGCCAGGCATCGATCGCGCTGTCGAACTCGAGCCAGCGCATGGCGTCCGTGTTCGGCGCCGTGACGAATGGCCTGGTGGTGCAGGACAGCCACGGCCACATATTGGAAAGCAACGCCGCCGCCGAACGCATGCTGGCGGCCAGTCCGGCCGGCAACAGCCTGTGGCAAGCCATCCGCGAAGACGGTTCCGCCTTCGACCAGCGCAGCCATCCCGTGCACATCACCCTGTCGACGGGCGAGGCCATGCGCGACGTGCTGATGGGCGTGCAGCAGCCCGACGGCAGCCTGTCGTGGCTATCCGTGAATACCGAGGCCATCCGCGATGAATACGGCAAGGTGGGCATGGTCGTGGCCAGCCTGACGGACATCACGTATCACAAGCGCAGCGAAAGTGCCTTGCGTGAACTCAATGAACATCTGGAAGAGCGCGTGGCGCAGCGCACGGAGCAGCTGGACCAGGCCAAGCAGGTGGCCGAAGAAGCGAGCCTGGCGAAGGGACAATTCCTGGCCAACATGAGCCATGAAATCCGCACGCCGATGAATGGCGTGATCGGCATGGCGTATCTCGCCCTGAAGACGGACCTGGAACCGCGCCAGCGCGACTACCTGGAAAAAATCCGCTTCGCCGGAGAACACTTGCTGGGCATCATCGACGATATCCTCGACATCTCGAAAATCGAGGCAGGCAAGCTGGAAATCGAGCGCGTCAACTTCAGTTTCGACCATGTGGTGCAAACGCTGATGACGGTGGTCGCGCCACGCGCCGCCGGCAAGAACCTGGAACTGCTGTTCGAGATCGACCCGCAATTGCCCGCCGTGCTCGTGGGCGACCCGCTGCGCCTGGGGCAAGTGCTGATCAACTACGCCAATAACGCCATCAAGTTCAGCGAACAGGGCAGCATTACCGTGAAAGTGCGCAGGGTGGTGGCGGACGCGAAACACTGCCTCGTGCGCTTTGAAGTGTGCGACCACGGCATCGGCCTGTCGCAGGATGAAATGAGCAAGCTCTTCCAGTCCTTCCAGCAGGCCGACACCTCCACCACGCGCGAATATGGCGGCACGGGCCTGGGCCTGGCCATCTGCAAGCAGCTGGCACAGCTGATGGGTGGCGACGTGGGCGTCGACAGCCGTCCCGGCGCCGGCAGCACCTTCTGGTTCACGGCCAACCTGGGCATTTCCGATCAGGCCGCGCCCGCCATGCTCGACAGCATGGTGCAGACGGCGGCCGCCATGCGCGCCAGCGCCGACGCGGCCCTGGTGATGCGCACGCTCAAGCATGCGCGCATCCTGCTGGTGGAAGACAATACGTTCAACCAGCAAGTGGCGCTGGAATTGCTGGAGGAAGCGGGAGCCTCCGTCTGCCTGGCCAACAATGGCGAAGAGGCGCTCGACCTGCTGCGCCAGACACAGTTCGACTGCGTGCTGATGGACGTGCAGATGCCGCTGATGGATGGCTTGCAGGCAACGCGCCACATCCGCGCCGACCCGCAGCTGGCGCACCTGCGCGTGCTGGCCATGACGGCCACGGCCACCAGCGAAGACCGCGTGCGCTGCCTGGAAGCGGGCATGGACGATTTCATTTCCAAGCCCATCCAGCCGGCCATGATGTACCAGACCATCGCCAGCTGGCTGCCGGCGCACGAAACGCCGCCGCCACCGGCGCGCAGCCGCGCCGCGCCCGCCTTCAAGACCACCCTGGCCGGCGACCCGCAAGTGATCGACCTGTCCATCCTGGCCAAATTGCTGGGCTACAACCCGGAAAAGGTACGCAAGTTCGCCTTCAAGTTCCTGCAGACCACGCAGGATGGCTTTGGCGACATCGATGCGGCCCTGGCGCGCGGCGACGTGCAGCAGGTGCGCGAACTGGGACACCGCATCAAGTCGTCGGCGCGCACCGTGGGCGCCCTGGGGCTGGCCGAACTGTGCCACAACCTGGAAACCCTGGCGCCGGGCGAACCGGCCGACGAGGCAGAGCGGGCACGGCGCATCGTTACGCGCCTGTGGCCCCTGCTGGAACAGATTACCGAACAAATCATGAATAACACCAGCTTTGCCAATGACGATTAG
- a CDS encoding response regulator, with product MNTVSNQASQENNEAGLAPLRVLLLDDDVFMLDVLSDMLEQMGQFDIRCESHSDQALATLKQHQPDLLICDLSMPDIDGIEFLRMAAENGFRGGVVLLSGLHSAVRLAAERLAMANGLHILGTFRKPMESAELQLMVNLQLQHTARLANVQA from the coding sequence ATGAACACTGTATCAAACCAAGCAAGCCAGGAAAACAACGAAGCAGGCCTGGCGCCATTGCGCGTGCTGCTGCTGGACGACGACGTTTTCATGCTCGACGTGCTCAGCGACATGCTCGAACAGATGGGCCAGTTCGACATCCGCTGCGAGTCGCACAGCGATCAGGCGCTGGCCACCCTCAAGCAGCACCAGCCCGACCTGCTGATCTGCGACCTGTCCATGCCCGACATCGACGGCATCGAATTCTTGCGCATGGCGGCGGAAAACGGCTTCCGCGGCGGCGTGGTCCTGCTGTCGGGCCTGCATTCGGCCGTACGCCTGGCGGCCGAGCGCCTGGCCATGGCGAATGGCCTGCATATCCTGGGCACCTTCCGCAAGCCGATGGAAAGCGCGGAATTGCAGCTCATGGTGAACTTGCAACTGCAGCACACGGCGCGTCTGGCCAACGTACAAGCCTGA
- the trxA gene encoding thioredoxin TrxA, with the protein MSENIKHISDASFEADVLKSELPVLVDFWAEWCGPCKAIAPILEEVAKEYAGRIQIAKMDVDANQAVPAKFGIRGIPTLILFKDGVAAAQKVGAMAKGQLTAFVDSNI; encoded by the coding sequence ATGAGCGAAAATATCAAACACATTAGCGATGCATCTTTTGAAGCAGACGTCCTGAAATCCGAGTTGCCAGTACTGGTTGACTTCTGGGCAGAATGGTGCGGTCCCTGCAAGGCCATCGCCCCTATCCTGGAAGAAGTGGCCAAGGAATACGCCGGCCGCATCCAGATCGCCAAGATGGACGTGGACGCCAACCAGGCAGTGCCTGCCAAATTCGGCATCCGCGGCATCCCGACCCTGATCCTGTTCAAGGATGGTGTTGCAGCTGCTCAAAAAGTGGGCGCCATGGCCAAGGGCCAGTTGACCGCTTTCGTCGACAGCAACATTTAA
- the rho gene encoding transcription termination factor Rho, with amino-acid sequence MHLSELKALHVSALLEMAIGLDIDNAARLRKQELMFAILKKRAKSGEQIFGDGALEVLPDGFGFLRSPDASYMASTDDIYISPSQIRRFNLHTGDSIEGEVRTPKDGERYFALVKVDKVNGESPEMSKHRILFENLTPLHPNEPLRLEREMNGQENITGRIIDLIAPIGKGQRGLLVASPKSGKSVILQHIAHAITANHPDITLIVLLIDERPEEVTEMQRSVRGEVVASTFDEPATRHVQVAEMVLEKAKRLVEMKKDVVILLDSITRLARAYNTVIPASGKVLTGGVDANALQRPKRFFGAARNIEEGGSLTIIATALIETGSRMDDVIFEEFKGTGNMEVHLERRLAEKRVYPAINLNKSGTRREELLIKPNELQKIWILRKLLYSMDEIEAMEFILDKMKATKNNAEFFDMMRRGG; translated from the coding sequence ATGCATTTATCCGAACTAAAGGCCCTACACGTATCCGCCCTGCTTGAGATGGCGATCGGTCTTGACATTGACAACGCAGCCCGCTTGCGCAAACAGGAGCTGATGTTCGCTATCCTGAAAAAACGCGCCAAGTCCGGCGAACAGATTTTTGGCGACGGCGCCCTGGAAGTGCTGCCTGACGGCTTCGGCTTCCTGCGCTCGCCCGACGCCAGCTACATGGCGTCCACCGACGACATTTACATCTCCCCTTCGCAAATCCGCCGCTTCAATCTGCACACCGGCGATTCGATCGAAGGCGAGGTACGGACCCCGAAAGATGGCGAACGCTATTTCGCATTGGTCAAAGTCGACAAGGTCAACGGCGAATCGCCGGAGATGTCGAAACACCGCATCCTGTTTGAAAACCTGACGCCGCTGCACCCGAACGAGCCGCTGCGCCTGGAACGTGAAATGAATGGCCAGGAAAACATCACCGGCCGCATCATCGACCTGATCGCCCCGATCGGCAAAGGCCAGCGCGGCTTGCTGGTGGCATCGCCGAAATCCGGTAAATCCGTGATCCTGCAGCACATCGCCCATGCGATCACGGCAAATCATCCGGACATCACCCTGATCGTGCTGCTGATTGACGAACGTCCGGAAGAAGTTACCGAAATGCAACGTTCGGTCCGCGGCGAAGTCGTCGCCTCGACCTTCGACGAGCCAGCCACGCGCCACGTGCAAGTGGCCGAGATGGTGCTGGAAAAAGCCAAGCGCCTGGTCGAAATGAAAAAAGACGTGGTCATCCTGCTCGACTCGATCACCCGTCTGGCACGTGCCTACAACACCGTCATCCCTGCCTCGGGCAAGGTGCTGACCGGCGGTGTCGACGCGAATGCGCTGCAACGTCCAAAACGCTTCTTCGGCGCCGCGCGCAATATCGAAGAAGGCGGCTCGCTGACCATCATCGCCACGGCGCTGATCGAAACGGGCTCGCGCATGGATGACGTGATCTTTGAAGAATTCAAGGGTACGGGCAACATGGAAGTGCATCTGGAACGCCGTCTGGCCGAAAAACGCGTCTACCCGGCAATCAACCTGAACAAATCGGGTACCCGCCGCGAAGAACTGCTGATCAAGCCGAACGAGCTGCAAAAAATCTGGATTTTGCGCAAGTTGCTGTACTCGATGGACGAGATCGAGGCGATGGAGTTCATTCTCGACAAGATGAAAGCCACCAAGAATAACGCCGAGTTCTTCGACATGATGCGTAGAGGCGGCTAA
- a CDS encoding type B 50S ribosomal protein L31, which yields MKVDTHPEYREVVFHDLSCDFKFVTRSTIQTREKITHDGKEYPLVKIEVSAESHPFFTGKHKIVDTAGRVEKFRQKFGSVGSKTAVAAG from the coding sequence ATGAAAGTCGATACCCATCCAGAATACCGCGAAGTTGTTTTCCACGATCTGTCGTGCGATTTCAAATTCGTTACCCGCTCGACCATCCAAACCCGCGAAAAAATCACCCACGACGGTAAAGAATACCCACTGGTGAAGATCGAGGTTTCGGCTGAATCGCACCCATTCTTCACGGGCAAGCACAAAATCGTCGATACCGCTGGTCGCGTCGAGAAGTTCCGTCAGAAGTTCGGTTCGGTTGGTTCGAAAACCGCAGTCGCAGCAGGCTAA
- a CDS encoding ArnT family glycosyltransferase has protein sequence MKPVRLPAAATLALPRWALFALGLLYILPGLIGREPWKNDDAASFGIMWTMAHGGLNDWLWPNVAGLSLPDEGPLAFWLGAIFIKLFGWIDGDVFGARMSTIGIFVVSTLSVWYTAFNLGRRNDAQPLRLAFGGQPEPDDFGRTLADAAVLIYLGCLGLLQHSHDITAEALYVSLMAYLLYRAVRYMEGPSVRNAALLGLAMGGLTLARGWITPAALSIALLLCTVFLRLPLLRSVRHLALAILIGAALTLVWLLPGEWLQPYGHSPLHAWMEWNCRQFSAPSLKSLQYFLRVGIWFFWPAWPFAAWAVYAWRRQHHVLHIVVPLTFVAMLAILGLCHPDPDPSQLLPLLPPLAVMAAFGLLTMKRGAINAIDWFSVMVLTICALALWLFWFAILTGWPPKLSHNALKLMPGFKPELDLLAFFVAACASAGWVALVHWRISRQPAVLWRAVVLSSGGLILIWVLIMTLFLPPLNYSKSYASVAHQISVHLPPGSKCINSNVGAAQRASFAYFGHLPFASVGQQQCDVFLLQDSIKVPDSKEQLPEYHGADWIKLWEGRRPTDDVERFRLYQRVR, from the coding sequence ATGAAGCCAGTCCGCCTTCCCGCCGCTGCCACACTCGCGCTGCCACGATGGGCCTTGTTTGCGCTCGGCCTGCTGTATATCCTGCCTGGCCTGATCGGCCGCGAACCGTGGAAGAACGATGACGCCGCCAGTTTCGGCATCATGTGGACCATGGCGCATGGCGGCCTGAACGACTGGCTGTGGCCCAACGTGGCCGGCCTGTCGCTGCCCGACGAAGGCCCGCTGGCCTTCTGGCTGGGCGCCATCTTCATCAAGCTGTTCGGCTGGATCGACGGCGACGTCTTTGGCGCGCGCATGTCGACCATCGGCATCTTCGTCGTCAGCACCCTGTCCGTCTGGTACACCGCCTTCAACCTGGGCCGCCGCAACGATGCCCAGCCGCTGCGCCTGGCCTTCGGCGGCCAGCCCGAGCCGGACGATTTCGGCCGCACCCTGGCCGATGCGGCCGTGCTCATCTACCTGGGCTGCCTGGGACTGCTGCAGCACAGCCACGACATCACGGCCGAAGCGCTGTACGTGTCCCTGATGGCCTATTTGCTGTACCGCGCCGTGCGCTACATGGAAGGCCCGTCCGTGCGCAATGCGGCCCTGCTGGGCCTGGCGATGGGCGGCCTGACCCTCGCGCGCGGCTGGATCACGCCGGCAGCGCTGAGCATTGCCCTGCTGCTGTGCACCGTCTTCCTGCGCCTGCCGCTGCTGCGCAGCGTGCGCCACCTGGCGCTGGCCATCCTGATCGGCGCCGCGCTGACCCTCGTCTGGCTGCTGCCGGGCGAATGGCTGCAACCGTATGGCCACTCGCCGCTGCACGCGTGGATGGAATGGAATTGCCGCCAGTTCAGCGCCCCGAGCCTGAAAAGCCTGCAGTATTTCTTGCGTGTCGGCATCTGGTTCTTCTGGCCAGCATGGCCGTTCGCCGCCTGGGCCGTGTATGCCTGGCGCCGCCAGCACCACGTGCTGCACATCGTCGTGCCACTGACCTTTGTCGCCATGCTGGCCATCCTGGGCCTGTGCCATCCCGATCCCGACCCGAGCCAGCTGCTGCCGCTGCTGCCGCCGCTGGCCGTGATGGCCGCGTTCGGCTTGCTGACCATGAAACGGGGCGCCATCAACGCCATCGACTGGTTCTCCGTGATGGTGCTGACCATTTGCGCCCTTGCGCTATGGCTGTTCTGGTTCGCCATCCTGACGGGCTGGCCGCCGAAACTGTCGCATAATGCGCTGAAACTCATGCCAGGCTTCAAGCCCGAACTCGACTTGCTGGCCTTTTTCGTGGCCGCCTGCGCCAGCGCGGGCTGGGTGGCGCTGGTGCACTGGCGCATCTCGCGCCAGCCGGCCGTGCTGTGGCGCGCCGTGGTCCTGTCGTCCGGTGGCCTGATCCTGATCTGGGTGCTGATCATGACCTTGTTCCTGCCGCCGTTGAACTACAGCAAGAGCTACGCCAGCGTGGCGCACCAGATTTCCGTCCACCTGCCGCCAGGCAGCAAGTGCATCAACAGCAACGTCGGCGCCGCACAGCGCGCCTCGTTCGCCTACTTCGGCCACTTGCCGTTTGCCAGCGTGGGGCAGCAGCAATGCGATGTGTTCCTGTTGCAAGACAGCATCAAGGTGCCTGACAGCAAGGAACAACTGCCCGAGTACCATGGCGCGGACTGGATCAAGCTGTGGGAGGGGCGCCGTCCCACGGATGACGTGGAACGTTTCCGCCTGTACCAGCGCGTCAGGTAA